A section of the Rummeliibacillus pycnus genome encodes:
- a CDS encoding acetoin utilization protein AcuC: MAKYAGHQSLIKRAVFVYSTDQLDYKFSDTHPFNQKRLQLTVDLLKSIHALDEADIVKPRSATLEELLLGHDIRYIEAVKLAGQGKLTNKHGEAFGIGTEDTPIFPNMHEASAMIVGGTLTACDYVMQGMSQHALNLGGGLHHGFKGRASGFCIYNDSTVAIKYMQKKYNARVLYIDTDAHHGDGVQWSFYDDPNVCTVSIHETGRYLFPGTGAVTERGSGQGYGTSFNFPIDAFTEDESFLDVYRTALREITEFFKPDVIFSQNGADAHYFDPLTHLYGTMNIYKEIPKLAHELAHEFCDGKWIAVGGGGYDIWRVVPRAWSFIWTEMTDQPIPTGNLPQNWIDKWQQESPVTLIPTWMDPDQLYEPIPRKAEITEKNHQVLEKALYQIRSEQRNC, encoded by the coding sequence ATGGCCAAATATGCCGGGCATCAATCGCTTATAAAAAGAGCGGTTTTTGTTTATTCAACAGATCAATTAGACTATAAATTTTCTGATACACATCCCTTTAACCAAAAAAGACTTCAGTTAACAGTAGACCTTCTTAAAAGTATTCATGCACTCGACGAAGCTGATATTGTGAAACCTCGTTCTGCTACCTTAGAAGAGCTTCTATTGGGTCATGATATTCGTTATATAGAGGCTGTTAAATTAGCAGGTCAAGGAAAACTTACTAACAAGCACGGCGAGGCATTTGGAATTGGAACTGAAGATACCCCTATATTCCCCAATATGCATGAGGCCAGCGCGATGATTGTTGGGGGTACACTAACAGCTTGCGACTATGTTATGCAAGGAATGTCACAACACGCATTAAACCTTGGAGGGGGGCTTCATCATGGCTTCAAGGGGCGAGCATCAGGATTTTGTATTTATAATGATAGCACCGTAGCCATTAAATATATGCAAAAGAAATATAATGCACGTGTTCTATATATTGATACAGATGCTCATCACGGTGATGGTGTACAATGGAGTTTTTATGATGACCCAAATGTTTGCACTGTATCGATTCATGAAACAGGTCGCTATTTATTTCCTGGGACTGGAGCTGTTACAGAAAGAGGTAGTGGTCAAGGTTATGGGACATCATTTAACTTTCCTATTGATGCCTTTACAGAAGATGAATCCTTTTTAGACGTATATAGAACTGCACTACGTGAAATTACAGAATTCTTTAAACCTGATGTAATATTTTCGCAAAATGGTGCAGATGCTCATTATTTCGATCCATTAACACACCTTTATGGAACAATGAATATTTATAAAGAAATTCCAAAACTAGCGCATGAACTAGCTCATGAATTTTGTGATGGTAAATGGATTGCAGTTGGAGGCGGTGGCTATGATATTTGGCGAGTGGTCCCTCGTGCTTGGTCATTCATTTGGACAGAGATGACTGATCAACCAATACCAACAGGTAACCTTCCTCAAAATTGGATAGATAAATGGCAACAAGAATCACCAGTGACACTCATTCCAACCTGGATGGATCCTGACCAGTTATATGAACCGATTCCACGAAAGGCCGAAATTACGGAAAAAAATCATCAAGTTCTTGAAAAAGCGTTATATCAAATTCGATCAGAACAAAGAAATTGTTAA
- a CDS encoding acetoin utilization AcuB family protein gives MLVEEIMNTDVITLQPSHTIKDAVKIMKEHKIRHIPITDTDNKLVGLITERDLKNALPSSLLKNKDESIYHQTLENVMISQPIVGHPLDFIEELALILYEHRIGCMPIVSGGKLVGIITGTDLLYAYIEITGATKPSSQIEIRVYDKIGILHEVTQIFTKHHASILSVLVYPDTQNEKHKILSIRVTIMNPLPIIDDLRKEGFDVLWPNMPGINRL, from the coding sequence ATGTTGGTTGAAGAAATTATGAATACAGATGTCATTACATTACAGCCATCTCATACGATAAAAGATGCTGTAAAAATTATGAAAGAGCATAAAATACGGCATATACCTATAACAGATACTGACAACAAATTAGTAGGTCTTATTACAGAAAGGGATTTAAAAAATGCACTCCCTTCCTCTCTTTTAAAAAACAAAGACGAAAGTATTTATCATCAAACATTAGAAAACGTTATGATTTCACAACCAATCGTGGGGCATCCGCTTGATTTTATCGAGGAATTGGCGTTGATTTTATATGAACATCGAATTGGTTGTATGCCTATTGTAAGTGGTGGAAAGTTAGTAGGTATCATCACAGGAACAGATTTATTGTACGCATACATTGAGATTACAGGTGCTACAAAGCCAAGTTCCCAAATTGAAATTCGGGTGTACGATAAAATTGGGATTCTTCACGAAGTTACCCAGATTTTCACAAAGCATCATGCCAGTATTTTAAGTGTATTGGTTTATCCAGATACACAAAATGAAAAACACAAGATTTTATCAATACGTGTAACAATCATGAATCCTCTACCAATCATTGATGATTTACGTAAGGAAGGATTTGATGTGCTATGGCCAAATATGCCGGGCATCAATCGCTTATAA
- a CDS encoding GNAT family N-acetyltransferase, producing MEHPRTYYSKKLESSFGTIVVEGPIATEELQKLKFHNGLTAFRIPEQQFAAIVEISKLPEGRMIIARLNQTIIAYATFLYPDPLERWSEGKMENLIELGAIEVAPEFRGTGVGKSLLQVSMMDDAMEDYIVITTEYYWHWDLKRTGLNVWEYRKVMEKMMQAGGLEVAATDDPEISSHPANCLMVRIGNRVDQESIEKFDQLRFMNRYMY from the coding sequence ATGGAGCATCCTCGAACATATTATTCAAAAAAATTGGAATCTTCTTTTGGTACCATTGTAGTGGAAGGCCCCATTGCTACTGAAGAACTTCAAAAATTAAAATTTCATAATGGGTTGACAGCCTTTCGGATACCTGAGCAACAATTTGCTGCCATTGTAGAAATTTCCAAACTCCCTGAGGGACGAATGATTATTGCTCGATTAAATCAAACAATTATTGCATATGCAACTTTTCTTTATCCAGATCCTCTTGAGCGTTGGTCAGAGGGAAAAATGGAGAACTTAATAGAATTAGGAGCTATTGAAGTAGCACCTGAATTTCGTGGAACTGGTGTTGGAAAAAGTTTATTACAAGTATCAATGATGGATGATGCAATGGAAGACTATATTGTGATTACAACTGAATATTACTGGCATTGGGATTTAAAAAGAACAGGTCTTAATGTATGGGAATATCGAAAAGTGATGGAGAAAATGATGCAAGCTGGAGGATTAGAGGTAGCAGCTACAGATGATCCTGAGATTTCCTCCCATCCAGCCAACTGCTTAATGGTAAGAATAGGAAATCGAGTCGATCAAGAGTCGATTGAAAAGTTTGACCAATTACGTTTTATGAATCGTTATATGTACTGA
- the acsA gene encoding acetate--CoA ligase: MAEKNEYQLHDYDEVKATFDWKDTEQAFSWSHTGQVNMAYEAVDRHAESELKNKVALYFEDGTRKESYTFQEVKKWTNKAANVFQQAGLEKGDRLFVFMPRSPELYFSIIGSIKKGIIVGPLFEAFMEGAVYDRLSDSGAKALVTTPSLLKRVPLDRLPLLKTVFLVGDNIVETEQIKDLQKRIEAASDETDIEWVDREDGLVLHYTSGSTGKPKGVLHVHNAMLQQYQTSKWVLDLRENDIYWCTADPGWVTGTAYGIFGPWLVGATVVVIGGRFSPQLWYTALQNYGVTVWYSAPTAFRMLMGAGDDILRDYDLSALRHVLSVGEPLNPEVVKWGYQVLHHRIHDTWWMTETGAQMICNYPSMEIKPGSMGKPIPGIQAAIVDDQGNELPPFTMGNLAFKKGWPSMMRQIWNNPARYESYFLAGEWYVSGDSAYMDDDGYFWFQGRIDDVIMTSGERVGPFEVESKLLEHPLIVEAGVIGKPDPVRGEIIKAFIALKDGIEPSVELEEEIKQFVKTGLAAHAAPREIEFKDKLPKTRSGKIMRRVLKAWELDLPTGDLSTMED; this comes from the coding sequence CTGGCAGAAAAAAACGAATATCAATTACATGACTATGATGAAGTAAAAGCGACCTTTGATTGGAAGGATACAGAACAAGCCTTTAGTTGGTCTCATACAGGTCAAGTGAACATGGCTTATGAAGCAGTAGATCGCCATGCTGAATCCGAACTAAAAAACAAAGTAGCACTTTACTTTGAAGATGGGACTAGAAAAGAATCATATACTTTTCAAGAGGTTAAGAAATGGACAAACAAAGCTGCCAATGTATTTCAACAAGCTGGTTTAGAAAAAGGAGATCGTCTATTTGTTTTTATGCCGCGTTCACCAGAACTATATTTTTCGATTATTGGTAGTATTAAAAAGGGGATTATTGTAGGGCCACTCTTTGAGGCTTTTATGGAAGGGGCTGTATATGATCGATTAAGTGATAGTGGTGCTAAGGCATTAGTGACAACACCATCGTTATTAAAAAGAGTACCACTTGATCGTTTGCCTTTACTTAAAACAGTATTTCTTGTTGGTGACAACATTGTAGAAACCGAACAAATCAAGGATCTTCAAAAACGTATCGAAGCAGCTTCAGATGAAACCGATATTGAATGGGTTGACCGTGAAGATGGTCTGGTACTACATTATACATCTGGCTCTACTGGAAAGCCTAAAGGGGTATTGCATGTACATAATGCAATGCTACAACAATATCAAACTTCGAAATGGGTGCTTGATTTAAGAGAAAATGATATTTACTGGTGTACTGCTGATCCTGGTTGGGTTACTGGAACGGCTTATGGTATTTTCGGACCTTGGTTAGTAGGGGCAACTGTTGTTGTTATAGGTGGTCGTTTCTCACCTCAATTATGGTATACGGCTTTACAAAATTATGGAGTGACAGTTTGGTATAGTGCACCTACTGCATTTCGTATGCTAATGGGTGCCGGTGATGATATTCTAAGAGATTACGATTTATCAGCTTTGCGCCACGTATTATCTGTTGGTGAACCGCTAAATCCAGAAGTTGTTAAATGGGGATATCAAGTACTTCATCATCGTATTCATGATACATGGTGGATGACTGAAACAGGAGCCCAAATGATTTGCAATTACCCTTCAATGGAAATTAAACCGGGTTCAATGGGGAAACCGATTCCAGGTATTCAGGCAGCGATTGTAGATGATCAAGGAAATGAACTTCCGCCATTTACAATGGGGAATTTAGCCTTTAAAAAAGGTTGGCCATCTATGATGCGCCAAATTTGGAACAACCCTGCACGCTATGAATCTTATTTTTTAGCAGGAGAATGGTATGTTTCTGGGGATTCTGCCTATATGGATGATGACGGTTACTTTTGGTTCCAAGGGCGAATTGATGATGTAATCATGACATCCGGAGAGCGAGTTGGCCCATTTGAAGTTGAAAGCAAGCTACTAGAACATCCTCTTATTGTTGAAGCGGGCGTAATTGGTAAACCAGATCCTGTACGTGGAGAAATTATTAAAGCATTTATTGCATTAAAAGATGGAATTGAACCATCAGTTGAACTTGAAGAGGAAATAAAACAATTTGTCAAGACTGGTTTAGCAGCACATGCTGCACCACGTGAAATTGAATTTAAAGATAAGCTGCCTAAAACAAGAAGCGGTAAAATAATGCGTCGTGTTTTAAAAGCATGGGAGCTTGATCTACCAACTGGAGATTTATCGACAATGGAAGATTAG
- the tyrS gene encoding tyrosine--tRNA ligase — MTNALLEDLQWRGLLYQQTDAEGMEKLLNEEKVSLYVGVDPTADSMHIGHIVPMLTLRRFQQAGHRPILVVGGATGMIGDPSGRSTERNLLTAEQIDHNVAGIKKQLERIFDFSEDHNGAQLVNNYDWVGKLSAIEFLRDYGKLININYMLSKDTISSRLESGLSFTEFTYTLIQGLDFNHLYDNYDVRIQVGGSDQWGNITTGLEVIRKTHDENAKAFGITIPLVTKSDGTKFGKTAGGAVWLDPEKTSPYEFYQFWLNTADADVVKYLKIFTFLTRPEIEALEEKVETEPHLREAQKTLAAEMTKLIHGEEGLEQALRITAALFSGDLKSLSVEEMKVAFSGVPSVEVAKADKNIVDLLVEANISSSKRQAREDVTNGAISVNGEKVKDLEYVIDAKDRMEDAFAIIRRGKKKYHMVKFN, encoded by the coding sequence ATGACAAATGCATTATTAGAAGATTTACAATGGCGTGGTTTGTTATACCAACAAACAGATGCTGAAGGTATGGAAAAATTATTGAATGAAGAGAAAGTTTCTTTATACGTAGGTGTTGACCCAACAGCAGATTCAATGCATATTGGTCACATTGTACCAATGTTAACACTAAGACGCTTCCAACAAGCAGGTCATCGTCCAATTCTTGTAGTTGGTGGTGCAACAGGTATGATTGGTGACCCTTCAGGTCGCTCAACAGAACGTAACCTACTAACTGCTGAACAAATTGATCACAATGTTGCAGGTATTAAAAAACAATTAGAGCGTATTTTTGATTTCTCAGAAGATCATAACGGTGCACAATTGGTTAATAACTACGATTGGGTAGGAAAATTAAGTGCCATCGAATTTTTACGTGATTACGGTAAATTAATTAATATTAACTACATGTTGAGTAAAGATACAATTTCATCACGTTTAGAATCAGGTTTATCTTTCACTGAATTCACTTACACATTAATCCAAGGGTTGGATTTCAATCATCTTTACGATAACTACGATGTACGTATTCAAGTTGGTGGTTCAGACCAATGGGGTAACATCACTACTGGTCTAGAAGTGATTCGTAAAACGCATGATGAAAACGCAAAAGCTTTTGGGATTACAATTCCATTGGTAACAAAATCTGATGGTACCAAATTTGGTAAAACAGCAGGTGGAGCAGTTTGGTTAGACCCTGAAAAAACATCCCCATATGAATTCTACCAATTTTGGTTAAATACTGCAGATGCAGATGTTGTTAAATATCTAAAAATATTTACATTCTTAACCCGCCCTGAAATTGAAGCTTTGGAAGAAAAAGTGGAAACTGAGCCACATTTACGCGAAGCACAAAAAACATTAGCAGCTGAAATGACAAAACTAATTCACGGTGAAGAAGGTTTAGAACAAGCTCTTCGTATCACTGCTGCATTATTCTCTGGGGATCTTAAATCACTTTCAGTAGAAGAAATGAAAGTTGCTTTTTCAGGTGTTCCATCAGTAGAAGTAGCGAAAGCAGATAAAAATATTGTTGATTTATTAGTAGAAGCAAACATTTCATCATCTAAACGTCAAGCACGTGAAGATGTGACAAACGGTGCCATCTCCGTAAATGGTGAAAAAGTAAAAGATCTAGAGTATGTAATCGATGCTAAAGATCGAATGGAAGATGCATTCGCAATTATTCGTCGTGGTAAGAAAAAATATCATATGGTGAAATTTAATTAA
- a CDS encoding cobalamin-binding protein, whose amino-acid sequence MKLISICPSNTEILAYLGIEKWLVAVDDYSDWPASVKELPKLGPDLSIDMDMLEKLEPDLVLASLSVPGMEKNVSELERRGIPHIVLNPNSLAEIAEDLRAVADACHIPERGITRATQFENFIDRMRTISKSCSELPSCYWEWWPNPIFTPGRINWLTEISEIAGGYNLFKDVELASVQTDWEDICLRNPDYIFLAWVGVPYKRIKPSLVKKRPNSLELPAIANDRIHGMEEWLFCRPSPRLLEGALKLAKILHPTEYKNIELPNWIVGA is encoded by the coding sequence TTGAAGCTTATATCTATATGCCCAAGCAATACTGAAATCTTAGCGTATTTAGGAATAGAAAAATGGCTAGTTGCTGTTGATGATTATTCTGATTGGCCAGCTAGTGTGAAAGAGTTACCAAAGTTAGGACCTGATTTATCAATTGATATGGATATGCTTGAAAAATTGGAGCCTGATTTAGTTTTAGCTTCATTAAGTGTACCAGGTATGGAAAAAAACGTGTCTGAATTAGAAAGACGTGGTATTCCTCATATCGTATTAAATCCCAATAGTTTAGCAGAAATTGCGGAAGATTTAAGAGCAGTAGCTGATGCCTGCCATATTCCAGAACGAGGCATTACAAGAGCAACTCAATTCGAAAATTTTATCGACCGTATGCGAACAATCTCAAAGAGCTGTTCTGAATTACCATCTTGTTATTGGGAATGGTGGCCAAATCCAATCTTTACTCCAGGTCGCATCAATTGGTTGACAGAAATCAGTGAGATTGCTGGTGGTTATAATCTATTCAAAGATGTTGAACTTGCTAGTGTACAGACAGATTGGGAAGACATTTGTTTACGTAATCCTGATTATATTTTTTTAGCATGGGTTGGCGTTCCCTATAAACGAATTAAACCTTCTTTAGTTAAGAAAAGACCGAATTCACTTGAACTTCCAGCAATTGCAAATGATCGCATACATGGCATGGAAGAATGGCTTTTTTGCAGACCATCTCCCCGCTTGTTAGAAGGAGCATTGAAATTAGCAAAGATTTTACATCCTACTGAATACAAAAACATAGAACTTCCTAACTGGATTGTAGGAGCTTAA
- a CDS encoding rhodanese-like domain-containing protein, protein MEWIFIVLVVVVFFYFRTRTAKGVKNISTNDLKGILKGKDKQFIDVRTPGEYKARHIPEFKNIPLDQLPGKLQTLKSDKDIVVICQSGMRSSRAASILAKAGFQNVYNVKGGMSRWS, encoded by the coding sequence ATGGAATGGATATTTATAGTACTTGTTGTTGTCGTCTTTTTTTACTTCCGTACAAGAACAGCAAAAGGGGTAAAAAATATTTCAACAAATGATTTAAAAGGAATATTAAAAGGTAAAGATAAACAATTCATCGATGTTCGTACACCTGGTGAATATAAAGCTCGCCATATACCAGAATTTAAAAATATTCCGCTTGATCAGCTACCAGGAAAATTACAAACGTTAAAGAGCGATAAGGATATTGTTGTTATTTGCCAAAGTGGTATGCGTAGTTCTCGAGCAGCGAGTATATTAGCAAAAGCAGGCTTTCAAAATGTATATAATGTCAAAGGTGGCATGAGCCGCTGGTCATAA
- a CDS encoding glutaredoxin family protein produces MKDLDVTIYSTSNCGYCELMKNFLQEQNIEYEVINIQHNPDMAQYLMQQTGRLGAPQTSINGEWVLGYDPNTAMKIIEKLKHFSTMNGD; encoded by the coding sequence ATGAAAGACTTAGACGTAACGATCTATTCAACTAGTAACTGTGGTTATTGCGAATTGATGAAAAATTTTTTACAAGAACAAAACATTGAATATGAGGTTATTAATATTCAACATAATCCAGATATGGCGCAATATTTAATGCAACAGACAGGTCGCTTAGGAGCACCTCAAACATCGATTAACGGTGAATGGGTACTTGGTTATGATCCAAATACTGCAATGAAAATCATTGAAAAACTAAAACACTTTTCAACAATGAATGGAGACTAA
- a CDS encoding metal-sensitive transcriptional regulator → MEYNDQIRNRLKRIEGQLKGVIRMIDEEKDCKDVITQLSASRSAIDRTIGLIVSTNLVHCMSDERQLQDKDRETLIKEAVDLLVKSR, encoded by the coding sequence ATGGAGTATAATGATCAAATCCGTAATCGCCTAAAACGAATTGAAGGTCAATTAAAAGGTGTAATCCGAATGATTGATGAGGAAAAAGATTGTAAAGACGTGATAACACAACTATCGGCTTCACGTTCAGCTATTGATCGTACAATAGGGCTTATTGTCAGCACTAATTTAGTGCATTGTATGTCGGATGAACGCCAGCTACAAGATAAAGACAGAGAAACACTTATAAAAGAAGCTGTTGATTTACTTGTGAAAAGTCGCTAA
- a CDS encoding rhodanese-like domain-containing protein yields MKTISPHEVLKMMDEGEEINIIDVRQPEEVTTGKITIAQNIPLGLLEFRMNELDKNLEYIMVCHSGGRSAQATMFLEDQGYKAVNMNGGMLAWEGPIE; encoded by the coding sequence ATGAAAACCATTTCACCACATGAAGTATTAAAGATGATGGATGAAGGGGAAGAAATCAATATCATCGATGTTCGTCAACCAGAAGAAGTGACTACAGGGAAAATCACTATTGCTCAAAATATACCATTAGGATTACTTGAATTCCGAATGAATGAGTTAGACAAAAACTTAGAATACATTATGGTTTGCCATTCTGGAGGACGTAGTGCACAAGCAACGATGTTTTTAGAGGATCAAGGCTATAAAGCGGTTAATATGAATGGCGGAATGTTAGCATGGGAAGGTCCAATTGAATAA
- a CDS encoding sulfite exporter TauE/SafE family protein, translated as MNLILLLILLGLIGSFFSGLVGVGGAIVMYPLLLFIPPLFGFEGFSSLEVSGLTSFQVFFSTLSGVITYKKGGELPSSLVWSIGIPALISSFVGGFFSKFVPDSYLNMLYGILAVVAVVLMFKPDKDNLHNEMPQKSKMVLSILVGSFVGVVAGMIGAGGSFLFIPLMIQVIKVPTRLAIAASLAITFLSSIGTVIGKIFSHNIDYHLAIYLAIAGLIGAPIGVRISKKLSVQKLQWIFSALLIVTAIKIWWGVLIH; from the coding sequence TTGAACTTAATCCTATTACTGATTCTTTTAGGGCTTATAGGATCCTTTTTTTCCGGTTTGGTTGGTGTTGGAGGAGCAATAGTCATGTACCCACTATTGTTGTTTATACCACCTCTGTTTGGATTTGAAGGTTTTTCCTCATTAGAGGTTTCTGGACTCACATCATTTCAAGTTTTTTTCTCAACTTTAAGCGGTGTCATTACTTATAAAAAAGGAGGGGAATTACCTTCAAGTCTTGTCTGGTCTATAGGCATACCGGCATTGATCAGTAGCTTTGTAGGGGGCTTCTTCTCGAAATTTGTGCCAGATTCTTATCTTAATATGCTTTATGGAATATTAGCAGTTGTGGCTGTCGTATTAATGTTTAAGCCAGATAAAGATAATCTTCATAATGAAATGCCTCAAAAAAGCAAAATGGTATTATCTATTTTAGTAGGGAGTTTCGTTGGGGTTGTAGCTGGAATGATAGGAGCAGGTGGATCCTTTCTTTTTATACCATTAATGATTCAAGTGATTAAAGTGCCTACTCGCTTAGCAATAGCAGCTTCACTTGCAATCACTTTTTTATCTTCAATAGGAACAGTTATTGGGAAAATTTTTTCCCATAATATTGACTATCATTTAGCGATTTATCTAGCTATTGCTGGATTAATTGGTGCGCCAATTGGTGTTCGCATAAGCAAAAAATTATCTGTACAAAAACTGCAATGGATTTTTTCTGCGCTTTTAATCGTAACAGCTATAAAAATTTGGTGGGGAGTCTTGATACACTAG
- a CDS encoding YkvA family protein, with amino-acid sequence MKKNTTLSKLKDHAKKLKHYLFVLYLSYKDNRTPWYAKIIAICIVAYAFSPIDLIPDFIPILGYLDDLIIVPLGIYIALKLIPSQVINDNMAVAEQVKKNGTPKNWFVGSLIIIIWFLLITWISQIIIEFV; translated from the coding sequence ATGAAAAAAAACACTACACTATCGAAATTAAAAGACCATGCAAAAAAACTAAAGCACTATCTATTTGTGCTTTATCTATCTTACAAAGACAATAGAACCCCATGGTACGCTAAAATTATAGCAATTTGTATAGTTGCTTATGCTTTTAGTCCAATCGATTTAATTCCCGATTTTATTCCTATTTTAGGCTATTTAGATGACCTTATTATTGTTCCATTAGGAATTTACATTGCTCTTAAATTGATCCCATCTCAAGTTATAAATGACAATATGGCAGTTGCAGAACAAGTTAAAAAAAATGGAACACCAAAGAATTGGTTTGTTGGTAGCCTTATTATAATTATTTGGTTCTTGTTAATTACATGGATTAGCCAGATCATTATCGAATTTGTCTGA
- a CDS encoding CotD family spore coat protein, which yields MYNRQWNHPHGGKGCHGMMPYCCPPQTFPAQFDPPQISPTRQIVKTNIINTVVPHIHPTHTTTVNKHMINHEHYFPHTESVVNECYENHIMCEMPHKPCCPPKHHGMWR from the coding sequence ATGTACAACAGACAATGGAATCATCCTCACGGTGGAAAAGGTTGTCATGGTATGATGCCATACTGCTGCCCACCACAAACATTCCCTGCACAATTCGATCCACCACAAATTTCACCGACAAGACAAATCGTAAAAACAAACATTATTAATACAGTCGTTCCACACATTCATCCTACTCATACAACTACAGTGAACAAACACATGATTAATCATGAACATTACTTCCCACACACAGAATCTGTGGTAAATGAATGTTACGAAAACCATATAATGTGTGAAATGCCACATAAACCTTGCTGTCCTCCAAAACACCACGGTATGTGGAGATAA
- the rpsD gene encoding 30S ribosomal protein S4: MSRYTGPSWKLSRRLGISLSGTGKEIEKRPYAPGQHGPTQRKKLSEYGLQLQEKQKLRHMYGMNERQFHNLFVKAGKMSGVHGENFMILLETRLDNLVYRLGLARTRRAARQLVNHGHILVDGKRVDIPSYSVKPGQVISLREKSQNLAIVEEAIEVNNFVPEYLSFDADKKEGTFVRLPERSELSAEINESFIVEYYSR; encoded by the coding sequence ATGTCTCGTTATACAGGTCCTTCTTGGAAATTATCACGTCGTTTAGGTATTTCTTTAAGCGGTACTGGTAAAGAAATCGAAAAACGTCCATATGCTCCAGGACAACACGGCCCAACTCAACGTAAAAAATTATCTGAGTACGGCTTACAATTACAAGAAAAACAAAAACTTCGTCATATGTATGGTATGAACGAACGCCAATTCCACAACTTATTTGTTAAAGCTGGTAAAATGAGCGGTGTTCATGGTGAAAACTTCATGATCCTTCTTGAAACTCGCTTAGACAACCTAGTTTACCGTCTTGGTTTAGCTCGCACTCGTCGTGCTGCTCGCCAATTAGTAAACCACGGTCACATCTTAGTTGATGGCAAACGCGTTGACATCCCTTCATACAGCGTAAAACCTGGTCAAGTGATTTCTCTTCGTGAAAAATCTCAAAACCTTGCAATCGTTGAAGAAGCAATCGAAGTTAACAACTTTGTACCAGAATATCTTTCATTCGATGCAGACAAAAAAGAAGGTACTTTTGTACGTCTTCCAGAACGCAGCGAATTATCTGCTGAAATCAACGAATCATTCATCGTCGAATACTACTCTCGTTAG